A stretch of Corallococcus exiguus DNA encodes these proteins:
- a CDS encoding HEAT repeat domain-containing protein, which produces MADWRAERDRALLTLEREKRPASRAEAADLLFQIASEEPAHAAEFTDVLVRLLADAQPEVRRSGVSLASVILPPEQLPDMLLPRLRDEDTRVRLEATGRLADLALPHARGALAGMLEDPTPEVRFEAARGIAALKHPAGLDVLVAALDVDTLRFRALGALAELEDTRALPAVKRLFGKWLLPAFDKTQAAGVLLKLGDPEGADWLMQRTRKKWSADRALAVELCGELKVPGALERLKDILADAKDPCRGAAARGLGRLGDAQALPWLLAVLEDRSAPEDDRLDAADGVWRLAVAEGMERLRAAVPTFASEEARTELEELFQEKP; this is translated from the coding sequence GTGGCGGACTGGCGTGCCGAGCGGGACCGCGCTCTGTTGACCCTGGAGCGTGAGAAGCGGCCGGCGAGCCGGGCCGAGGCGGCGGACCTGTTGTTCCAGATTGCGTCGGAGGAGCCCGCGCACGCGGCGGAGTTCACGGACGTGCTCGTGCGCCTGCTAGCGGATGCGCAGCCGGAGGTGCGCCGCTCGGGCGTGAGCCTGGCGTCCGTCATCCTGCCGCCTGAGCAGCTCCCGGACATGCTCCTGCCAAGGCTGCGCGATGAGGACACCCGCGTGCGGCTGGAGGCCACCGGACGGCTCGCGGATCTCGCGCTGCCGCACGCGCGCGGAGCCCTGGCTGGAATGCTGGAGGACCCCACGCCGGAGGTCCGCTTCGAGGCCGCGCGAGGCATCGCCGCCCTCAAGCACCCCGCCGGCCTGGACGTGCTCGTGGCCGCGCTGGACGTGGACACGCTGCGCTTCCGGGCGCTGGGCGCGCTGGCGGAGCTGGAGGACACGCGGGCGCTGCCGGCGGTGAAGCGCCTCTTCGGCAAGTGGCTGCTGCCCGCGTTCGACAAGACGCAGGCCGCGGGCGTGCTGCTGAAGCTGGGCGACCCGGAGGGCGCGGACTGGCTGATGCAGCGCACGCGCAAGAAGTGGAGCGCGGACCGGGCGCTCGCGGTGGAGCTGTGCGGTGAATTGAAGGTCCCGGGCGCGCTGGAGCGGCTGAAGGACATCCTCGCGGACGCGAAGGACCCGTGCCGGGGCGCCGCCGCGCGCGGGTTGGGCCGGTTGGGAGATGCGCAGGCGCTGCCCTGGCTGCTCGCCGTGTTGGAAGACCGGAGCGCGCCGGAGGACGACCGACTGGACGCGGCGGACGGCGTGTGGCGGTTGGCCGTGGCGGAGGGCATGGAGCGCCTGCGCGCCGCCGTGCCCACCTTCGCCTCGGAAGAGGCACGGACTGAGTTGGAAGAGCTGTTTCAGGAGAAGCCATGA
- a CDS encoding class I SAM-dependent rRNA methyltransferase, translated as MLSTYLSREAARKLRHGAPWLRREDIVSMEGEPQPGTPMQLKDEDGHVLGLGDVDLQASYAVRRLGLPDESVEGLIPRHVRHAFERRGRLVDDPRFCRIVNDDGDGLPGLIVDRYDQHFVVQTLTRSMDARQEEITRTLGEVTGAASVLLRNDTLRRKALGLPAQRPHVMYGTPPRWCRLLEMGARFTVDLTYGRGTGYGYDHRELRRFLSRTGNGDRVLDVACNVGGLFVHAGRHGAKQILAFDGNADAADLARENAEANGLLGRVTVEQGEPLAVLRALKDTFDLVLLDTLGVASEEDFIEQVRLALRRTRHGGRLLVVGYHPPLALGSFTECVATACEQEARIAFRLVRMGLPPDHPAPVGSPGAEYLEAVALEVS; from the coding sequence TTGCTCAGCACCTACCTGTCCCGAGAAGCCGCCCGCAAGCTGCGCCATGGCGCCCCCTGGCTGCGCCGCGAGGACATCGTCTCCATGGAGGGCGAGCCGCAGCCCGGCACGCCCATGCAGCTGAAGGACGAGGACGGGCATGTCCTGGGGCTGGGAGACGTGGACCTCCAGGCCTCGTACGCCGTGCGCCGCCTGGGCCTGCCGGACGAGTCCGTGGAGGGCCTCATCCCCCGCCACGTGCGCCACGCCTTCGAGCGGCGCGGCCGGCTGGTGGATGATCCGCGCTTCTGCCGCATCGTCAACGACGACGGGGACGGCCTGCCGGGCCTCATCGTGGACCGGTATGATCAGCACTTCGTCGTCCAGACACTCACCCGCTCCATGGACGCGCGGCAGGAGGAAATCACCCGCACGCTGGGAGAGGTGACGGGGGCGGCCTCCGTGCTGCTGCGCAACGACACGCTCCGGCGAAAGGCGCTGGGTCTGCCAGCGCAGCGCCCGCACGTGATGTACGGCACGCCGCCGCGCTGGTGCCGCCTGCTGGAGATGGGCGCGCGCTTCACCGTGGACCTCACCTACGGCCGGGGCACGGGCTACGGGTACGACCACCGCGAGCTGCGCCGCTTCCTGAGCCGCACCGGCAACGGGGACCGGGTGCTGGACGTGGCGTGCAACGTGGGCGGCCTCTTCGTCCACGCGGGGCGACATGGGGCGAAGCAGATTCTGGCCTTCGACGGCAACGCGGACGCGGCGGACCTGGCGCGGGAGAACGCGGAGGCCAACGGGCTGCTCGGCCGGGTGACGGTGGAACAGGGCGAGCCGCTGGCCGTGCTCCGGGCCCTCAAGGACACCTTCGACCTGGTGCTGCTCGACACGCTGGGGGTGGCGTCCGAGGAGGACTTCATCGAACAGGTGCGGCTGGCCCTGCGGCGCACCCGCCATGGGGGACGGTTGCTCGTGGTCGGTTATCACCCACCGCTGGCGCTGGGCTCATTCACGGAGTGCGTGGCCACGGCCTGCGAGCAGGAGGCGCGCATCGCATTCCGGCTGGTACGGATGGGATTGCCGCCGGACCACCCGGCGCCGGTCGGCTCCCCAGGGGCCGAGTACCTGGAGGCGGTGGCGCTCGAGGTGAGCTGA
- a CDS encoding HD domain-containing phosphohydrolase yields the protein MAKRLGERLIEAGLVTPGAVEQGLEHQKITGHKLGDCLVELGLLQEAALLRLLANEFQTRFVTADKLAKARIDTKVLDKLPVRLAEAQNVLPLAVDPERKLLSVVAAEPQNKSLLDEIALVTGMSEVYAYIGLRSAISAAIRKHYYGDPTAFSTLLEGPSANNGPRRPDTPSNTHVGAEPGRSGSSAGRSNATSLSMRLETDARMRLQRGGSGTNVARVSTQRREPGGPRGLISDTDYVETLSLMVGLLEQDRPRHRGHSAQLARQAGIVGQRMGMPHKELAALSIAAYLHDLGKPPERHFSLASNAANPEWKAQAKACCRAPTKLFETVHLPAQVNTILAQLYEAWDGSGTPQGAKGEDITLGARILAAVDSFLELTKNPGNAHGRVFNKQQALEHLKKNAGVLYDPVVADIVGQLQSGALLVHRLASEGRQVLIAEPDEATRGELLEAVLKQELVAHALSTLDGALDGLSRLDCDVLVVSLRLGQQEVMDLLEAVRSMPESAGLPIAVVGEPDAQARERLLMAGATAVLSPSDKAEVARTVLSLFQDRVQHNGPGRVVRGSFDELPPKELLRTLGGGKKSGKLQLRSHTLEGSLHLERGRVVHAAFGGHAGEPALQALLKLKQADFVYDPDALLLDMPQLDQDLEALANALTPA from the coding sequence ATGGCGAAGCGGCTGGGAGAGCGGTTGATTGAGGCCGGCCTCGTGACACCGGGGGCCGTGGAGCAGGGTCTGGAGCACCAGAAGATCACCGGCCACAAGCTGGGGGACTGTCTGGTGGAGCTGGGCCTGCTCCAGGAGGCCGCGCTGCTGCGGCTCCTGGCCAATGAGTTCCAGACCCGCTTCGTCACCGCGGACAAGCTGGCCAAGGCCCGCATCGACACGAAGGTGTTGGACAAGCTGCCGGTGCGGCTGGCGGAAGCGCAGAACGTGCTCCCGCTGGCCGTGGATCCGGAGCGCAAGCTGCTCTCGGTGGTGGCCGCCGAGCCGCAGAACAAGTCGCTGCTCGACGAGATTGCCCTCGTCACCGGCATGTCCGAGGTCTACGCGTACATCGGCCTGCGCAGCGCCATCTCCGCGGCCATCCGCAAGCACTACTACGGCGACCCCACGGCGTTCAGCACGCTGCTGGAGGGCCCCTCCGCGAACAATGGTCCGCGCCGTCCGGACACCCCGTCGAACACGCACGTGGGCGCGGAGCCCGGGCGCAGCGGGAGCTCCGCCGGACGCAGCAACGCCACCAGCCTGAGCATGCGGCTGGAGACGGACGCGCGGATGCGGCTGCAGCGCGGCGGCAGCGGCACCAACGTGGCGCGCGTCTCCACGCAGCGGCGCGAGCCGGGCGGCCCGCGCGGGCTCATCAGCGACACGGACTACGTGGAGACGCTGAGCTTGATGGTGGGCCTGCTGGAGCAGGACCGGCCCCGGCACCGGGGACACTCCGCGCAGCTGGCGCGGCAGGCGGGCATCGTCGGCCAGCGCATGGGCATGCCCCACAAGGAGCTGGCGGCGCTGTCCATCGCGGCGTACCTGCACGACCTGGGCAAGCCCCCGGAGCGGCACTTCTCGCTGGCGAGCAACGCGGCCAATCCGGAGTGGAAGGCCCAGGCCAAGGCGTGCTGCCGCGCGCCCACGAAGCTCTTCGAGACGGTGCACCTGCCCGCGCAGGTGAACACCATCCTCGCGCAGCTGTACGAAGCCTGGGACGGCTCCGGCACGCCCCAGGGCGCCAAGGGCGAGGACATCACCCTGGGCGCGCGCATCCTGGCGGCGGTGGACAGCTTCCTGGAGCTGACCAAGAACCCGGGCAACGCGCACGGCCGCGTCTTCAACAAGCAGCAGGCGCTGGAGCACCTGAAGAAGAACGCGGGCGTGCTCTACGACCCGGTGGTGGCGGACATCGTCGGGCAGCTGCAGAGCGGCGCGCTGCTGGTGCACCGGCTGGCCAGCGAAGGCCGCCAGGTGCTCATCGCGGAGCCGGACGAGGCCACGCGCGGCGAGCTGTTGGAGGCGGTGCTCAAGCAGGAGCTGGTGGCGCACGCGCTGTCCACGCTGGACGGCGCGCTGGACGGCCTGTCTCGGCTGGACTGCGACGTGCTGGTGGTGAGCTTGCGGCTGGGCCAGCAGGAGGTGATGGACCTGCTGGAGGCCGTGCGCTCCATGCCGGAGAGCGCGGGCCTTCCCATCGCCGTGGTGGGCGAACCGGATGCCCAGGCTCGCGAGCGGCTGCTGATGGCGGGCGCGACGGCGGTGCTCTCCCCGAGCGACAAGGCGGAGGTCGCCCGCACGGTGCTGTCCCTCTTCCAGGACCGCGTGCAGCACAACGGCCCGGGCCGGGTGGTGCGCGGCAGCTTCGACGAGCTGCCCCCCAAGGAGCTGTTGCGCACGCTGGGCGGCGGCAAGAAGAGCGGGAAGCTCCAGCTGCGGAGCCACACGCTGGAGGGCTCGCTGCACCTGGAGCGCGGCCGCGTGGTGCATGCGGCGTTCGGCGGCCACGCGGGCGAACCCGCGCTGCAGGCCCTGCTGAAGCTGAAGCAGGCGGACTTCGTCTACGACCCGGACGCGCTGCTGCTGGACATGCCGCAATTGGACCAGGACCTGGAGGCCCTGGCCAACGCGCTCACGCCAGCGTGA
- a CDS encoding NRDE family protein: MCTVLILRNAHPEWPLVLAANRDEFYARPAHGPKVLSESPRVVGGQDVERGGTWMGVTHEGVVVALTNQRGARSLGLAPRSRGEVVLRALQAGSVEAIERYLGTLPAPEFLPFNLLYGDARTLRVAYARPGHAHLLHEDVPDGVHVLPNDSLDNLALPKVRRAHALAEGVAKRPWPELVTGLQAALGDHALPPREAATGPLSEDDLPADFLQQLQALCIHTEEGYGTRSSAIVALGPGHVGHYLATDNAPCQGNWRDVTGLLTAP; encoded by the coding sequence ATGTGCACCGTCCTGATCCTCCGTAACGCCCACCCCGAGTGGCCGCTGGTCCTCGCCGCCAACCGGGATGAGTTCTACGCGCGTCCGGCCCACGGGCCGAAGGTCCTCTCCGAGTCCCCCCGCGTGGTGGGCGGCCAGGACGTGGAGCGGGGCGGCACGTGGATGGGGGTCACCCACGAAGGGGTCGTCGTCGCCCTGACGAACCAGCGCGGCGCCAGGAGCCTGGGCCTGGCCCCCCGCTCCCGGGGCGAGGTGGTGCTGCGCGCCCTGCAGGCCGGGTCGGTGGAGGCCATCGAGCGCTACCTCGGCACCCTGCCCGCCCCGGAGTTCCTGCCCTTCAACCTGCTCTACGGGGACGCGCGCACCCTGCGGGTGGCCTACGCCAGACCGGGCCATGCGCACCTGCTGCACGAGGACGTCCCGGACGGCGTGCACGTGCTCCCCAACGACAGCCTGGACAACCTGGCCCTCCCCAAGGTGCGGCGGGCGCATGCCCTGGCGGAAGGCGTGGCGAAGCGCCCATGGCCGGAGCTGGTGACGGGGCTTCAGGCTGCCCTGGGCGACCATGCCCTGCCACCCCGGGAGGCCGCGACGGGGCCACTCTCGGAGGACGACCTGCCCGCGGACTTCCTCCAGCAGCTCCAGGCGCTGTGCATCCACACGGAAGAAGGCTACGGGACGCGCTCGTCCGCCATCGTCGCGCTCGGGCCCGGCCACGTGGGGCACTACCTGGCCACGGATAACGCGCCCTGCCAGGGCAACTGGCGGGACGTGACGGGCCTGCTCACGGCGCCCTGA
- a CDS encoding TatD family hydrolase — protein sequence MKLVDAHCHLEPKDYADVAPVLERARAAGLVHAVLVGQFHGPGDWGHALEVAARHPDFLSPTLGIHPHEAARATEADFEMLERTCARPELRAVGEAGLDYYYDHSPREIQATVFRRQCALAKRLSKPLVVHVRDAHDDCEAALAAEDVTSGVIHCFTGDTAAARKYLDRGFFLSLSGVVTYKKTEALQDAVRFAPLERLMVETDSPYLAPVPHRGRKNEPAHVLETAKKVAELKGVSLEEVARVTTANAARLFNLTLA from the coding sequence ATGAAGCTGGTTGATGCGCACTGCCACCTGGAGCCGAAGGACTACGCGGACGTGGCTCCGGTGCTGGAGCGCGCTCGCGCCGCGGGGCTGGTGCACGCGGTGCTGGTAGGGCAGTTCCATGGCCCTGGTGACTGGGGCCATGCGCTGGAGGTCGCCGCCCGGCACCCGGACTTCCTGTCGCCCACGCTGGGCATCCACCCGCACGAGGCCGCCCGCGCCACGGAAGCGGACTTCGAGATGCTGGAGCGCACCTGCGCCCGCCCGGAGCTGCGCGCCGTGGGCGAGGCCGGGCTGGACTACTACTACGACCACTCGCCGCGCGAGATTCAGGCCACCGTCTTCCGGCGGCAGTGCGCGCTCGCGAAGCGCCTGTCCAAGCCGCTGGTGGTGCACGTGCGCGACGCGCATGACGACTGCGAAGCGGCCCTTGCTGCCGAGGACGTCACGAGCGGCGTCATCCACTGCTTCACCGGCGACACGGCCGCGGCCCGCAAGTACCTGGACCGGGGCTTCTTCCTGTCGCTGTCCGGCGTCGTCACCTACAAGAAGACGGAGGCCCTCCAGGACGCGGTGCGCTTCGCGCCGCTGGAGCGCCTGATGGTGGAGACGGACAGTCCCTACCTCGCGCCGGTGCCCCACCGCGGCCGCAAGAACGAGCCCGCGCACGTGCTGGAGACGGCGAAGAAGGTGGCGGAGCTGAAGGGCGTGTCGCTGGAAGAGGTGGCCCGCGTCACCACGGCGAACGCGGCCCGCCTCTTCAACCTCACGCTGGCGTGA
- the metG gene encoding methionine--tRNA ligase, with amino-acid sequence MAERTLVTSALPYANGAIHLGHAVEYIQTDIYVRFLRSCGQDVVYFCADDTHGTPIEINAAKQGIPPEQFVARFHDEHQRDFRDFDIRFDYFHSTNSPENRHYAELIYGRLKDAGDIDRRDIEQTYCEKDKRFLPDRFIRGTCPNCKATEQYGDACEKCGKTYNPTDLIDPKCALCGTPPVRRNSVHLFFKLSRHADFLQEVLKRPGFIHPGLAAQLQGFFEKGLADWDISRDGPYFGFAIPGETDKFFYVWLDAPIGYIATTEKWAKESGRVADALAYWGKDAPTRIVHFIGKDIVYFHALFWPAVLNVAGFHIPNEIKVHGHLTVNGEKMSKSRGTMVAARDYLELLDPSYLRYFYAANLGAGVEDLDLNLKDFRLRVNGELVNNVGNLANRALSLLAGPLEKKLAPGRAEGPGRKLVEDALARVPEVREAFEKLEYRNAIRIITEIASTANAFLQTSAPWALVKKDAEAARADLSDAADVAYLLGALLAPVTPRVSEKLFAQLGAEPLTFQALATAKYPLLDRTRPLGTPEPLLPRLEEERVNAIIKVPAGTPAAEPAKAGGKDKKTEKKPVEAKSPEAVPTTQASPGAGAAEGAPAADIEYADFAKVVLKAGRIVAAEKVKGADKLLKLDVDLGEGTPRTIVSGIAEAYAPEALAGRRVVVVANLKPRKLKGIESRGMLLTAGSGGKDLSLLEPGDVPPGADVK; translated from the coding sequence ATGGCGGAGAGAACCCTCGTCACCAGCGCCCTTCCGTACGCGAACGGCGCCATCCACCTCGGCCACGCTGTCGAGTACATCCAGACGGACATCTACGTCCGCTTCCTGCGCTCGTGCGGCCAGGACGTCGTCTACTTCTGCGCGGATGACACCCACGGCACGCCCATTGAAATCAACGCCGCGAAGCAGGGCATCCCGCCGGAGCAGTTCGTCGCGCGCTTCCACGACGAGCACCAGCGCGACTTCCGCGACTTCGACATCCGCTTCGACTACTTCCACTCCACCAACTCGCCGGAGAACCGCCACTACGCGGAGCTCATCTACGGGCGCTTGAAGGACGCGGGCGACATCGACCGCCGCGACATCGAGCAGACCTATTGCGAGAAGGACAAGCGCTTCCTTCCGGACCGCTTCATCCGGGGCACCTGTCCCAACTGCAAGGCCACGGAGCAGTACGGCGACGCCTGCGAGAAGTGCGGCAAGACGTACAACCCCACGGACCTCATCGACCCGAAGTGCGCGCTGTGTGGCACGCCGCCGGTTCGCCGCAACTCCGTGCACCTGTTCTTCAAGCTGTCGCGGCACGCGGACTTCCTCCAGGAAGTGCTCAAGCGCCCCGGCTTCATCCACCCGGGCCTGGCCGCCCAGCTCCAGGGCTTCTTCGAGAAGGGCCTGGCGGACTGGGACATCAGCCGCGACGGGCCGTACTTCGGCTTCGCGATTCCCGGTGAGACGGACAAGTTCTTCTACGTCTGGCTGGATGCGCCCATCGGGTACATCGCCACGACGGAGAAGTGGGCCAAGGAGTCGGGCCGCGTCGCGGACGCGCTCGCGTACTGGGGCAAGGACGCGCCCACGCGCATCGTCCACTTCATCGGCAAGGACATCGTCTACTTCCACGCGCTGTTCTGGCCCGCGGTGCTGAACGTCGCGGGGTTCCACATCCCCAACGAGATCAAGGTGCACGGGCACCTGACCGTGAACGGGGAGAAGATGAGCAAGAGCCGCGGCACCATGGTGGCCGCGCGTGACTACCTGGAGCTCCTGGACCCCAGCTACCTGCGCTACTTCTACGCGGCCAACCTGGGCGCGGGCGTGGAGGACCTGGACCTCAACCTGAAGGACTTCCGCCTCCGGGTGAACGGCGAGCTCGTCAACAACGTGGGCAACCTGGCCAACCGCGCGCTGTCGCTGCTGGCCGGGCCGCTGGAGAAGAAGCTCGCGCCGGGCCGCGCGGAAGGACCGGGCCGCAAGCTGGTGGAGGACGCGCTGGCGCGTGTGCCGGAGGTGCGCGAGGCGTTCGAGAAGCTGGAGTACCGCAACGCCATCCGGATCATCACGGAGATTGCCTCCACCGCGAACGCGTTCCTGCAGACGTCGGCGCCGTGGGCGCTGGTGAAGAAGGACGCGGAGGCCGCGCGGGCGGACCTGTCGGACGCGGCGGACGTGGCGTACCTGCTGGGCGCGCTGCTGGCGCCGGTGACGCCGCGCGTGTCGGAGAAGCTGTTCGCGCAGCTGGGGGCGGAGCCGCTGACGTTCCAGGCGCTCGCCACCGCGAAGTACCCGCTGTTGGACCGCACCCGCCCGCTGGGCACGCCGGAGCCGCTGCTGCCCCGGCTGGAGGAGGAGCGCGTCAACGCCATCATCAAGGTCCCCGCGGGGACGCCGGCCGCCGAGCCCGCGAAGGCAGGCGGCAAGGACAAGAAGACGGAGAAGAAGCCCGTGGAAGCGAAGAGTCCGGAAGCGGTGCCCACCACGCAGGCGTCCCCTGGAGCGGGGGCGGCGGAAGGCGCGCCCGCGGCCGACATCGAGTACGCGGACTTCGCCAAGGTGGTGCTGAAGGCGGGGCGCATCGTGGCCGCGGAGAAGGTGAAGGGCGCGGACAAGCTGCTCAAGCTGGACGTGGACCTGGGCGAGGGCACGCCGCGCACCATCGTGTCCGGCATCGCGGAGGCGTACGCGCCCGAGGCTCTGGCGGGCCGGCGCGTGGTCGTGGTCGCGAACCTGAAGCCGCGCAAGCTCAAGGGCATCGAGTCGCGCGGCATGCTGTTGACGGCGGGCTCGGGCGGCAAGGACCTGTCCCTGCTGGAGCCGGGCGACGTGCCGCCCGGCGCCGACGTGAAGTAG
- a CDS encoding HD domain-containing protein: MTTENESQAATSSTPEASVETVRKVYAADLREKDRVNTVFRVTKKEKVNARSGKVFLSLSLADKSGTVDARVFDKVDALEPAFQSGDFVLVQGSVIVFHGRTQVVVEAVERLDPEPLDPKEFEPPPAPPAEAKAESKSGDAKSGDAKSESKTGDAKSESKSGDAKQAEGKAERHEGGGGGPRAVGQIRELITERVNDPFVKQLLLAFLDDAQVSAALPVASAAKGVHHAWRGGLAEHVLSVMRLTLRVSDHYPMADRDLLLAGAFLHDVMKGGDGASDKGFDTSDEGRLVGHAVLAAQKIREKTLGIPGFPPLLEQHLTHLAISQGTSGAKVPVTLEAQIVDTLSSLDARISSWVEAMQRDPNERWTDHLRAYDRSLWKGFVPTGRGRAPVEGGRRKHREEKRKARADKGPPSQAGEGTAAPASQEARLERPPRPPREPRAERPPREDRPPREDRPPREPRAERPPREDRPPRDPKSLPGELTFKPFSALAPPPKSGGEGGGSSEG; this comes from the coding sequence ATGACAACCGAAAACGAATCCCAGGCCGCGACCTCTTCCACCCCGGAGGCTTCCGTCGAGACCGTCCGCAAGGTGTACGCGGCGGACCTGCGCGAGAAGGACCGGGTCAACACCGTCTTCCGCGTCACCAAGAAGGAGAAGGTGAACGCGCGCAGCGGCAAGGTGTTCCTGTCGCTGTCCCTGGCCGACAAGAGCGGCACGGTGGACGCGCGCGTGTTCGACAAGGTGGACGCGCTCGAGCCCGCCTTCCAGAGCGGTGACTTCGTCCTCGTGCAGGGCAGCGTCATCGTCTTCCACGGCCGCACCCAGGTCGTCGTGGAGGCCGTGGAGCGCCTGGATCCGGAGCCGCTCGACCCCAAGGAGTTCGAGCCGCCCCCCGCCCCGCCCGCCGAGGCGAAGGCCGAGTCCAAGTCCGGCGACGCGAAGTCTGGCGACGCGAAGTCCGAGTCCAAGACTGGCGACGCGAAGTCCGAGTCCAAGTCCGGCGACGCGAAGCAGGCTGAAGGCAAGGCCGAGCGCCACGAGGGTGGCGGCGGTGGCCCGCGCGCGGTGGGGCAGATCCGTGAGCTCATCACCGAGCGCGTCAACGACCCGTTCGTGAAGCAGCTGCTGCTGGCGTTCCTGGACGACGCGCAGGTGTCCGCGGCGCTGCCGGTGGCCTCCGCGGCCAAGGGCGTGCACCACGCGTGGCGCGGCGGGCTGGCCGAGCACGTCCTGTCGGTGATGCGCCTGACGCTGCGCGTGTCGGACCACTACCCCATGGCGGACCGCGACCTGCTCCTGGCCGGCGCGTTCCTGCACGACGTGATGAAGGGCGGCGACGGGGCGTCCGACAAGGGCTTCGACACCTCCGACGAGGGCCGGCTGGTGGGCCACGCGGTGCTGGCCGCGCAGAAGATCCGCGAGAAGACCCTGGGCATCCCGGGCTTCCCGCCGCTCCTGGAGCAGCACCTGACGCACCTGGCGATCTCCCAGGGGACGTCCGGCGCGAAGGTGCCGGTGACGCTGGAGGCGCAGATCGTCGACACGCTCAGCTCGCTCGACGCGCGCATCTCCTCGTGGGTGGAGGCCATGCAGCGCGACCCGAACGAGCGCTGGACGGACCACCTGCGCGCGTACGACCGCTCCCTCTGGAAGGGCTTCGTGCCCACCGGCCGCGGCCGGGCTCCGGTGGAGGGCGGCCGCCGCAAGCACCGCGAGGAGAAGCGCAAGGCGCGCGCCGACAAGGGCCCGCCGTCCCAGGCTGGCGAGGGCACTGCCGCCCCCGCATCCCAGGAGGCCCGTCTGGAGCGTCCGCCGCGGCCTCCGCGCGAGCCCCGCGCCGAGCGTCCGCCGCGTGAGGACCGTCCTCCGCGCGAGGACCGTCCTCCCCGCGAGCCCCGCGCCGAGCGTCCGCCGCGCGAGGACCGTCCTCCCCGCGACCCCAAGAGCCTGCCCGGCGAGCTGACCTTCAAGCCGTTCAGCGCGCTGGCGCCGCCCCCGAAGTCCGGTGGTGAGGGTGGTGGCTCCTCGGAGGGCTGA
- a CDS encoding patatin-like phospholipase family protein — MGRRLGWVLLSVVVASGALSCHRDTRASRTCVVLSVGGTKGLAHVGALDALVARGVPIDCVVGNSMGAVVGGLYASAPGANLRQRYHSFFTAYEEQTRKVAATRGAVGAAVGLLAVLVSGGALGPAVAAGALGAAGGAATVPPLSHERFAQVLDSFYAGARVEELPVPFATFHQEPFAGGIRLVSVTHGSLAEAVSASASNPLLFKDATLERIDPGADRVSATPVDDACQLFPGARLIAINVTGEPAFYRSDLGCDVREVRVDVPMPPVEAFTGRGPAFEATYDAGRDAVMRARLD, encoded by the coding sequence ATGGGACGGCGGTTGGGGTGGGTGTTGCTGTCGGTGGTGGTGGCTTCCGGGGCCCTGTCGTGCCACCGGGACACGCGCGCTTCGCGCACCTGCGTCGTGCTGTCCGTAGGAGGCACCAAGGGGCTCGCGCACGTGGGCGCGCTGGATGCGCTGGTGGCCCGGGGCGTGCCCATCGACTGCGTGGTGGGAAACAGCATGGGCGCGGTGGTGGGCGGCCTCTACGCGTCCGCGCCCGGAGCCAACCTGCGCCAGCGCTACCATTCCTTCTTCACCGCCTACGAGGAACAGACGCGCAAGGTCGCCGCGACGCGAGGCGCGGTGGGCGCGGCTGTGGGCCTGCTCGCGGTGCTGGTGTCGGGCGGCGCGCTGGGACCGGCCGTGGCGGCGGGAGCGCTGGGCGCGGCGGGTGGCGCGGCGACGGTGCCCCCCTTGAGCCATGAGCGCTTCGCACAGGTGCTGGATTCCTTCTACGCGGGCGCGCGCGTGGAGGAGCTCCCCGTGCCCTTCGCCACCTTCCACCAGGAGCCCTTCGCGGGAGGCATCCGGCTCGTCTCCGTCACGCACGGTTCGCTGGCGGAGGCCGTCTCCGCGAGCGCGTCCAATCCGCTCCTGTTCAAGGACGCGACGCTGGAGCGAATCGATCCGGGCGCGGACCGCGTGTCCGCGACGCCCGTCGATGACGCGTGTCAGCTGTTCCCGGGTGCGCGGCTCATCGCCATCAACGTCACCGGCGAACCGGCCTTCTACCGCTCCGACCTGGGCTGCGACGTGCGGGAGGTCCGCGTGGACGTGCCCATGCCGCCGGTGGAGGCCTTCACCGGCCGGGGCCCTGCCTTCGAAGCCACCTACGACGCGGGCCGCGACGCGGTGATGCGGGCGCGGCTGGACTAA